A single Thermanaerothrix sp. DNA region contains:
- the ybaK gene encoding Cys-tRNA(Pro) deacylase: MKQKAKTNAVRILESLEIEFKLAEYPVDPSDLSAQAVASKVGLPLGQVFKTLVLKGDKTGYLVAVVPGDMELDTKALAAESGNKKVELVNLKDLQPLTGYVRGGCSPVGMKKQFPTYVDQRAKEFPFISVSAGLRGLQVFIAPDDLIRACSGRWASIAR, from the coding sequence TTGAAGCAAAAGGCAAAGACCAACGCGGTAAGGATACTGGAGTCATTGGAGATAGAGTTCAAGCTTGCGGAGTACCCGGTGGACCCTTCGGACCTGTCCGCCCAGGCGGTGGCTTCTAAAGTGGGGCTTCCGCTGGGCCAGGTCTTCAAGACGCTGGTGCTCAAGGGGGACAAGACCGGGTACCTGGTGGCGGTGGTGCCGGGGGACATGGAGCTGGACACCAAGGCCCTGGCGGCGGAGTCGGGGAACAAGAAGGTGGAGCTGGTCAACCTCAAGGACCTCCAGCCCCTCACGGGCTACGTAAGGGGAGGCTGTTCCCCGGTGGGCATGAAGAAGCAGTTTCCCACCTACGTGGACCAAAGGGCCAAGGAGTTCCCCTTCATATCCGTGAGCGCGGGCCTTCGGGGGCTTCAGGTCTTCATCGCCCCCGATGACCTCATAAGGGCCTGCTCGGGAAGGTGGGCTTCCATAGCCAGGTAA
- a CDS encoding SpoIIE family protein phosphatase, with product MEGENLSFVFNYHPDLLFVLDRTGRVLEAGLPAAFLLGLSLDALRGSDFANFLPEDQRESFRSFISRERMLRIGRYSLLGSSGKPLEMELHFARGCWNGGDALFVTAIDLSERLRSEAQAEVYLEELEIMTVKLREAQRALEEEFAKAANIHRKLLPKIPPMDGIEGAAYFEPASKIGGDFYEVMTVGGQVLAYLVDVSGHGLDGALISLFVREWVSDWARSLKGSLEPELLVRSAAQRFAEEEMLYDYFICIQAAVINPDTGLCKVVNAGNHVRPMLFVPGKGAKFLDAVGTPVAGLGDMETLQSVRVSFPRGARLLMCTDGMADQEAGAVRFGPRRVKEAFEGASHLGPQGILDRIAQEFKAFLNGSPTRDDVTMLCFGR from the coding sequence TTGGAAGGGGAAAACCTCTCTTTCGTGTTCAACTATCATCCGGACCTTCTGTTCGTCTTGGACCGGACCGGCCGGGTGCTGGAGGCGGGATTGCCCGCGGCGTTCCTCTTGGGGCTTTCCCTGGACGCCCTTCGGGGGTCGGACTTTGCCAACTTCCTGCCTGAGGACCAGCGGGAGTCCTTCAGGTCCTTCATATCAAGGGAGAGGATGCTTCGCATCGGCCGCTACTCCCTTCTGGGCTCCTCCGGCAAGCCACTTGAGATGGAGCTGCACTTCGCCCGGGGCTGCTGGAACGGCGGGGACGCCCTTTTCGTAACCGCCATCGACCTGTCCGAGCGTCTGAGGTCCGAGGCCCAGGCGGAGGTGTACCTGGAGGAGCTGGAGATAATGACCGTGAAGCTCCGGGAGGCCCAGCGGGCGTTGGAGGAGGAGTTCGCCAAGGCGGCCAACATTCACAGGAAGCTGCTGCCCAAGATCCCCCCCATGGATGGCATTGAAGGGGCCGCCTACTTTGAGCCCGCCTCCAAGATAGGCGGCGACTTTTACGAGGTGATGACCGTAGGCGGGCAGGTGCTGGCCTACCTGGTGGACGTCAGCGGCCATGGCCTGGACGGGGCCCTCATATCCCTTTTCGTCAGGGAGTGGGTGTCCGACTGGGCGCGCTCGCTGAAGGGCTCCCTGGAGCCGGAGCTTCTGGTGCGTTCCGCGGCCCAGAGGTTTGCGGAGGAGGAGATGCTTTACGACTACTTCATATGTATTCAGGCGGCGGTGATCAACCCCGATACGGGCCTTTGCAAGGTGGTGAACGCGGGCAACCACGTGCGGCCCATGCTGTTCGTCCCCGGAAAGGGGGCTAAGTTCCTGGACGCGGTGGGAACCCCGGTGGCGGGGCTGGGGGACATGGAGACGCTGCAGTCCGTAAGGGTGTCGTTCCCCAGGGGGGCCAGGCTTCTCATGTGCACCGACGGCATGGCAGACCAGGAGGCGGGGGCGGTGAGGTTCGGCCCCCGCAGGGTAAAGGAGGCCTTCGAAGGGGCCTCCCACCTGGGTCCCCAAGGGATCCTGGACAGGATAGCCCAGGAGTTCAAGGCCTTCCTGAACGGTTCCCCCACCAGGGATGACGTGACCATGTTGTGCTTCGGGAGGTAG
- a CDS encoding (2Fe-2S)-binding protein yields the protein MEDRMVCWCSRVTEEDVLEAVAKGARTLEAVKAMTGPVRLCGARSSTPRAGAVPRKSWTFCPASRRALIPPAAGEGLLEGLEAPLKIGEGKGGL from the coding sequence TTGGAGGATAGGATGGTATGCTGGTGTTCAAGGGTGACGGAAGAGGACGTCTTAGAGGCCGTAGCTAAGGGGGCTAGGACCTTGGAGGCCGTGAAGGCCATGACCGGGCCTGTACGGTTATGCGGTGCAAGGAGCTCCACCCCGAGGGCCGGTGCTGTTCCAAGGAAATCCTGGACATTCTGTCCCGCTTCGAGGAGGGCTCTGATTCCTCCGGCTGCGGGTGAGGGCCTGCTTGAGGGGCTGGAAGCTCCGCTAAAAATAGGAGAGGGCAAAGGCGGCCTTTGA
- a CDS encoding thioredoxin family protein: MNWRDKRLWALLVALLVVGAAWAMREWDRRREAQVGGFTFQVRDRGEISKALSSSMPVMIDFGSEYCGPCREMAPELIKAERLLRGKVRVIFADVWEDQSLAEGFPLRVIPTQFFFLPKGVPMRAPKGNPLGLVEHRSQDGRHLFTFHEGPLSAEEIVGLFRQAGVSVD; the protein is encoded by the coding sequence TTGAACTGGAGGGATAAACGGTTGTGGGCCCTGCTGGTGGCGCTGTTGGTCGTCGGCGCCGCATGGGCCATGCGGGAGTGGGACAGGAGGCGGGAGGCCCAGGTGGGGGGCTTCACCTTTCAGGTGAGGGACAGAGGGGAGATCTCCAAGGCCCTGTCGTCCTCCATGCCGGTGATGATAGACTTCGGCTCCGAGTACTGCGGCCCCTGCCGGGAGATGGCGCCGGAGCTTATAAAGGCGGAGAGGCTCCTTAGGGGCAAGGTTCGGGTGATTTTCGCCGACGTCTGGGAGGATCAGTCCCTGGCGGAGGGGTTCCCCCTGCGGGTGATCCCCACCCAGTTCTTCTTCCTCCCAAAGGGGGTGCCCATGAGGGCGCCCAAGGGGAACCCCTTGGGCCTTGTGGAGCATAGGTCCCAGGATGGGAGGCATCTTTTCACCTTCCACGAGGGGCCCTTGAGCGCGGAGGAGATAGTGGGGTTGTTCCGGCAGGCGGGGGTGTCGGTGGATTGA
- a CDS encoding metalloregulator ArsR/SmtB family transcription factor yields the protein MCQEFAEDDPRVAVLKAMAHPVRLRIIEALGEKEMCACKISDLFPFDRTTISKHLSLMREAGILYCRKEGLNVYYGLRMTCLLSLLACVGRLSSTAEGEAVDRCRGCSCG from the coding sequence TTGTGCCAGGAGTTCGCGGAGGATGACCCGAGGGTCGCGGTGCTCAAGGCCATGGCCCATCCGGTGCGGCTTAGGATAATCGAGGCCCTGGGGGAGAAGGAGATGTGCGCCTGCAAGATCTCGGACCTCTTCCCCTTCGACAGGACCACCATAAGCAAGCACCTGTCCCTCATGAGGGAGGCGGGGATACTGTACTGCCGGAAGGAGGGCCTCAACGTCTATTATGGCCTTAGGATGACGTGCCTCCTGTCCCTTTTGGCCTGTGTGGGGCGTCTGTCTTCCACGGCGGAGGGGGAGGCCGTTGACCGGTGCCGCGGCTGTTCCTGCGGTTAG
- a CDS encoding thioredoxin family protein, whose product MEIQILGTGCPKCKKLHEMAEKAAAELGLDCEIRKVSDINEIMDFGVMSTPALAVDRKVLIAGQLPTYERVKELLSKL is encoded by the coding sequence ATGGAGATTCAGATACTGGGAACCGGGTGCCCTAAGTGCAAGAAGCTTCATGAGATGGCGGAGAAGGCCGCGGCGGAGCTAGGCCTTGACTGTGAGATCCGCAAGGTGAGCGACATAAACGAGATAATGGACTTCGGCGTCATGTCCACCCCGGCCCTGGCGGTGGACCGCAAGGTGCTCATAGCAGGACAGCTGCCCACCTACGAAAGGGTCAAGGAGCTCCTGTCCAAGCTCTAG
- a CDS encoding permease: protein MSDRNKFLGILAFFLTFYFLPEGHPRVMAGLYESVAMMSDYAREHVLLCLVPAFFIAGAISVFVSQQSVMKYLGASAKKWVAYSVASVSGTILAVCSCTVLPLFAGIYKRGAGLGPASSFLYSGPAINVLAIAMTARVLGFKMGLARAVGAIVFSVVIGLIMAFLFRKEEAARQEGFAQLPDYGAERPLWKTVFYMAGMVIFLVFANWASPKTDNQLWRSVYSVKWYLAGLGFAMTAFASMTWFDAEERREWFNSTWGYALQVMPLLFGGVLVAGFLLGRPGHEALIPSRYVVMLVGGNSLWANLFAAVSGAFMYFATLTEVPILQGLMGAGMGSGPALTLLLAGPALSLPSMLVINSVLGPKKTITYVILVVLLSTAAGMLFGSLGV, encoded by the coding sequence ATGAGCGACAGGAACAAGTTCCTTGGAATATTGGCGTTCTTCCTCACCTTCTACTTCCTCCCGGAGGGGCATCCCAGGGTAATGGCGGGGCTTTACGAGTCGGTGGCCATGATGAGCGATTACGCCAGGGAGCACGTGCTTTTGTGCCTTGTCCCCGCCTTCTTCATCGCCGGCGCCATATCGGTTTTCGTAAGCCAGCAGTCGGTGATGAAGTACCTTGGCGCCTCCGCCAAGAAGTGGGTGGCCTACTCGGTGGCCTCCGTGTCGGGCACCATCCTGGCGGTGTGCTCCTGTACGGTGCTGCCCCTTTTCGCCGGCATATACAAGCGGGGCGCGGGCCTAGGCCCCGCCTCGTCGTTCCTCTACTCCGGCCCAGCCATAAACGTGCTGGCCATAGCCATGACCGCCCGGGTGCTGGGTTTTAAGATGGGCCTTGCCAGGGCGGTTGGCGCCATAGTGTTCAGCGTGGTGATAGGCCTCATCATGGCCTTCCTCTTCCGGAAGGAGGAGGCCGCCCGGCAGGAGGGTTTCGCCCAGCTGCCCGACTACGGTGCGGAGAGGCCCCTATGGAAGACCGTGTTCTACATGGCTGGCATGGTCATATTCCTGGTGTTCGCCAACTGGGCCTCCCCCAAGACGGACAACCAGCTGTGGCGGAGCGTATACTCCGTCAAGTGGTACCTTGCGGGGCTGGGCTTTGCTATGACCGCCTTTGCGTCCATGACGTGGTTCGACGCCGAGGAGCGCAGGGAGTGGTTCAACTCCACCTGGGGCTACGCCCTTCAGGTGATGCCCCTTCTCTTCGGCGGCGTTCTGGTTGCGGGGTTCCTTCTGGGGCGTCCTGGCCACGAGGCGCTGATCCCAAGCCGCTACGTGGTCATGCTGGTGGGGGGCAACTCCCTGTGGGCCAACCTGTTCGCCGCCGTGTCCGGGGCTTTCATGTACTTCGCCACCCTGACGGAGGTGCCCATCCTGCAGGGCCTCATGGGGGCCGGAATGGGCAGCGGCCCCGCCCTGACGCTTCTTCTGGCGGGCCCCGCCCTTTCGCTTCCCAGCATGCTGGTCATAAACAGCGTACTTGGGCCCAAGAAGACCATAACTTACGTGATCCTGGTGGTGCTGCTCTCAACCGCCGCGGGGATGCTGTTCGGCTCCCTGGGGGTGTAA
- a CDS encoding STAS domain-containing protein, translated as MSYQISLDDQAVKITVQGHLYVEDAAELKGQLFEQIEAGHHNFVFDFAKLDYIDSAGLGLLISIQKRVVPLGGRVLALGAHGLVREIFELTKLDRIFFPR; from the coding sequence ATGAGCTACCAGATCTCTTTGGATGATCAGGCTGTCAAGATAACGGTTCAAGGACATCTGTACGTGGAGGACGCCGCGGAACTCAAAGGGCAGCTGTTCGAACAGATAGAAGCGGGGCATCACAACTTCGTCTTCGACTTCGCCAAGCTGGACTACATAGACAGCGCGGGGCTGGGGCTCCTCATAAGCATCCAGAAGCGGGTGGTCCCCCTGGGCGGAAGGGTGTTGGCGCTGGGGGCCCATGGGCTCGTGCGGGAGATCTTCGAGCTCACCAAGCTGGACAGGATATTCTTCCCAAGGTAA
- a CDS encoding ATP-binding protein produces the protein MGNKAPCKKGGYGVIFVFKSHRDLISTRESILSVLRELNPSRALRIYVALNEAINNAFLHGKAPVTLRIEKDTKESGKGERLVMSVSCGGRGFIPTLGLPEDHMPNGRGLYLIRAMAGSVRFEDRGRRVVLECPMEQPPWATATSGGAKGSKNPRPGLSARRELT, from the coding sequence TTGGGAAACAAGGCCCCTTGCAAGAAGGGAGGGTACGGGGTGATATTCGTCTTCAAAAGCCACAGGGACCTGATCTCCACCCGGGAGAGCATCCTGAGCGTCTTGCGGGAGCTCAACCCCTCCCGCGCCCTGCGCATATACGTGGCCCTCAACGAAGCCATCAACAACGCGTTCCTTCACGGCAAGGCCCCGGTTACCCTCAGGATAGAAAAGGATACCAAAGAATCGGGAAAAGGGGAACGGCTTGTCATGTCCGTTTCCTGCGGCGGCAGGGGTTTTATCCCAACCCTTGGGCTTCCGGAAGACCACATGCCCAACGGCAGGGGGCTTTACCTCATACGGGCCATGGCGGGCAGCGTTCGGTTCGAGGACCGAGGCCGGCGGGTGGTCCTGGAGTGTCCCATGGAACAGCCCCCGTGGGCAACTGCGACTAGCGGCGGGGCGAAAGGCTCCAAAAACCCAAGGCCCGGGCTTTCTGCAAGGAGGGAGCTTACATGA
- a CDS encoding ribonuclease HI family protein, with the protein MKGYFDGASRGNPGVAGAGALLEDQGRVIWEYRGFLGRRTNNEAEYQALIALLEEVRRREIRSVLVMGDSQLVISQVTRKWKINMPHLRELASRVWELCDGLEVSFKWIPREENKMADRLSNEAIDMGDGEGGELNC; encoded by the coding sequence GTGAAGGGATACTTTGACGGCGCCTCCCGGGGCAACCCCGGGGTGGCGGGTGCCGGGGCGCTCCTGGAGGACCAAGGGCGGGTCATCTGGGAGTACCGTGGGTTTCTTGGGCGCAGGACCAACAACGAGGCGGAGTACCAGGCTTTGATCGCCCTTCTGGAGGAGGTGCGCCGCAGAGAGATCCGGTCGGTGTTGGTAATGGGGGACAGCCAGCTGGTGATAAGCCAGGTGACCCGGAAGTGGAAGATAAACATGCCCCACCTCAGGGAGCTGGCCTCCAGGGTTTGGGAGCTTTGCGATGGGCTGGAGGTCTCCTTTAAGTGGATACCCAGGGAGGAGAACAAGATGGCGGACCGGCTCTCCAACGAGGCCATAGACATGGGGGATGGAGAAGGAGGGGAACTGAATTGTTGA
- a CDS encoding GntR family transcriptional regulator encodes MLIGSTAADEAYRAVRRKIMLGELKPGERLYENALADLLGISRTPVREAFRRLDADGLINVVRNGGAWVADPSEEEIRDAFEIREVLEGMAARKGALLAKPSVIRRLEEELHREASAVRALDLEGYIDANWSFHRLVAESSGSRTLRECLERPLAKTFAFAVFHRDLFADEVGEGRASTMDHRAIIAALSAGNADEAERLMRLHVRQVASRMGFSLGG; translated from the coding sequence TTGTTGATCGGCTCAACCGCCGCGGACGAGGCCTACAGGGCGGTGCGGCGAAAGATAATGTTGGGGGAGCTCAAGCCCGGGGAGAGGCTTTATGAGAACGCCCTGGCGGACCTTTTGGGCATAAGCAGGACTCCCGTCCGGGAGGCCTTCCGGCGGCTTGACGCGGACGGCCTTATCAACGTGGTGAGGAACGGCGGCGCCTGGGTGGCGGACCCCTCGGAGGAGGAGATCCGGGACGCCTTCGAGATAAGGGAGGTGCTGGAGGGCATGGCGGCCCGTAAGGGGGCCCTGTTGGCCAAGCCCTCGGTGATAAGGCGCCTTGAGGAGGAGCTCCACCGGGAGGCCTCGGCGGTGCGGGCTTTGGACCTTGAGGGTTACATAGACGCCAACTGGAGCTTCCACAGGCTGGTGGCGGAGTCCTCCGGCAGCAGGACCTTGAGGGAGTGTCTGGAGCGGCCCCTGGCCAAGACCTTCGCCTTTGCGGTGTTCCACCGGGACCTCTTCGCCGATGAGGTGGGGGAGGGGAGGGCCTCCACCATGGACCACCGGGCCATAATAGCCGCCCTGTCCGCCGGTAACGCGGACGAGGCGGAGCGGCTCATGAGGCTTCACGTAAGGCAAGTGGCCTCCCGCATGGGGTTCAGCCTGGGGGGTTAG
- a CDS encoding MFS transporter codes for MAALVRSLRHRNFRLFFTGQAISLTGFWMQRVATGWLVYRLTSSPMALGTVDFAASIPMLFLTPFTGALLDRWDLKSALFACQALCALQALALGALTLTGLISYWHVIVLSLAMGLINSFEMPTRHSLVPHLLDDRSDLGNALALNSSLFNLARLIGPAVAGFAIAKLGEGVCFMANAASYLATLKAITMMRLTHARAKNEGSSPLRDMVEGWRYGASNRVIRAVLLTMTVLSFFAFPYLVMLPAVAKDVLHGDSRTLGFLTSATGVGGITGSLFMASGAMGMSLTSLLPRAALAFGGSLMAFGLSSSTLPSMLSVGAAGFTMVLCLIGANTLLQLTAEDSKRSRVMGLYILSVMGMGPFGSLIIGGLAKALGVGSALSAGGAMTALCGLALLRSFRSRSS; via the coding sequence ATGGCGGCACTTGTAAGGTCGCTGCGGCACAGGAACTTCAGGCTCTTCTTCACCGGCCAGGCCATATCCCTCACCGGGTTCTGGATGCAGCGGGTGGCCACCGGATGGCTGGTCTACCGGCTCACCAGCTCTCCCATGGCGTTGGGGACCGTGGACTTCGCCGCGTCGATCCCCATGCTGTTCCTCACCCCCTTCACCGGGGCCCTGCTGGACCGCTGGGACCTCAAGTCCGCCCTGTTCGCCTGCCAGGCCCTCTGCGCCCTACAGGCCCTGGCGTTGGGGGCGCTGACCCTCACGGGCCTCATCTCCTACTGGCACGTCATAGTATTGAGCCTAGCCATGGGGCTCATAAACTCCTTCGAGATGCCCACCCGGCACTCGTTGGTGCCGCACCTCTTGGACGACCGCTCGGACCTTGGGAACGCCCTGGCCCTCAACTCATCGCTCTTCAACCTGGCCCGCCTCATAGGGCCCGCGGTGGCGGGCTTCGCCATAGCAAAGCTAGGCGAGGGGGTCTGCTTCATGGCCAACGCCGCCTCGTACCTGGCCACCCTCAAGGCCATAACCATGATGAGGCTTACCCATGCAAGGGCGAAGAACGAAGGCTCCTCTCCCTTAAGGGACATGGTGGAGGGCTGGCGCTACGGGGCGTCGAACCGGGTCATAAGGGCGGTGCTTCTTACCATGACGGTCCTGTCGTTCTTCGCCTTCCCATACCTCGTCATGCTCCCGGCGGTGGCGAAGGACGTGCTACATGGGGACAGCAGAACCCTTGGGTTCCTCACCTCCGCCACCGGCGTGGGCGGCATAACGGGGTCCTTGTTCATGGCCTCCGGCGCCATGGGGATGAGCTTGACAAGCCTGCTCCCAAGGGCCGCCCTGGCCTTCGGCGGATCCCTCATGGCCTTCGGGCTGTCCAGCTCCACCCTTCCGTCCATGCTCTCCGTGGGCGCCGCGGGGTTCACCATGGTGCTCTGCCTCATCGGGGCCAACACTCTGCTGCAGCTCACCGCCGAGGACTCCAAGAGGAGCCGGGTCATGGGGCTCTACATCCTCTCGGTTATGGGGATGGGGCCCTTCGGAAGCCTCATAATCGGAGGCCTTGCCAAGGCCCTGGGGGTGGGAAGCGCCCTATCCGCCGGGGGGGCCATGACGGCCCTCTGCGGCCTTGCGCTGCTTAGATCCTTTAGATCCCGCAGCTCCTAA
- a CDS encoding DMT family transporter has protein sequence MTLLGLFLGLVTACLWALSPILLKVGMRGVRRDDINPMRSFGFFGGMSMIALMSGSGCFAPSTLWAVPLVLINVYLGNVLGDYLYFGAIKELGVSRAVAVGSSYPLMVTLVSMLWLGERPSLWHLGATLAIVAGLALLRMERSQEEAEVYPLKGYLKALSAALCWGVSIPITKWLVTAGGFSPVGANWWRSLSLFVIAWAMWFMGPGKQRGRRAALLKIPLKTWLILNASGAVGLALGGYTFAVALRTSPASLITPITASSPLITALAAVWFMKERLARHQWIGVGMVVLGSGVIGVL, from the coding sequence ATGACTCTGTTAGGGCTGTTCCTTGGATTAGTTACCGCTTGTCTTTGGGCCTTATCCCCCATACTCTTGAAGGTGGGCATGAGGGGCGTGAGGCGGGACGACATAAACCCCATGAGGTCCTTCGGGTTCTTCGGGGGAATGAGCATGATAGCCCTTATGTCGGGCTCCGGGTGCTTCGCGCCCTCAACCCTTTGGGCGGTGCCGTTGGTGCTGATAAACGTGTACCTTGGCAACGTGCTTGGGGACTACCTGTACTTCGGGGCCATAAAGGAGCTTGGCGTCAGCAGGGCGGTGGCGGTGGGCAGCTCCTATCCGTTGATGGTAACCCTGGTGTCCATGCTATGGCTTGGCGAGAGGCCCTCCTTGTGGCACCTGGGGGCCACGCTGGCCATAGTGGCGGGGCTGGCGCTGCTACGGATGGAGAGGTCCCAGGAAGAGGCGGAGGTCTACCCCCTCAAGGGGTATCTGAAGGCCCTATCGGCGGCCCTCTGCTGGGGGGTAAGCATACCCATCACCAAGTGGCTGGTGACCGCAGGCGGCTTCTCTCCGGTGGGGGCCAACTGGTGGAGGTCCCTGAGCCTTTTCGTCATCGCCTGGGCCATGTGGTTCATGGGCCCCGGCAAGCAGCGCGGCCGGAGGGCGGCGCTTTTGAAGATACCTTTGAAAACCTGGCTCATCCTCAACGCCTCCGGCGCGGTGGGGCTGGCGCTTGGGGGGTACACCTTCGCGGTGGCACTCAGGACCTCTCCGGCGTCGCTCATAACCCCCATAACCGCCTCAAGCCCCCTCATAACCGCCCTGGCGGCGGTGTGGTTCATGAAGGAGCGCCTGGCAAGGCACCAGTGGATAGGCGTGGGGATGGTGGTCTTGGGTTCGGGGGTTATAGGGGTGCTGTGA
- a CDS encoding metallophosphoesterase, which yields MKPIDPLRRDRLGHSASALGAFLLLGVTLWAYRSWVYPFEGAVTALMVLVPLAAFPFMGHLVKAPRRLSGLMKLLEEGSYLMVPLCFLWAVLVWAALLLRALWLPLVMLGIPHAWPFGFLKPPLDLWLSLLGAIGAVAVGLKEASSVRVRRFLIASPHIPRGFSLRVVQISDLHLGMVNDRPFVRRLAAAIKDLRPDLLVSTGDLLDGPAEGLSDVAEQMRSIAPPLGAFAVLGNHEHYAGDLMAEEFHRLCGFHVLRDQAVAAGPLLIAGVDDSCGVSLRREDREREDRFWEELQCPQGVFVLGLKHRPSLRRSSAGKFHLMLCGHVHGGQIFPFSLLARSAYRHSLGLVRLKGGFKGGLMYVSPGTGTWGAPVRLLAPPEVTVFDLVFGLELRGKEAE from the coding sequence ATGAAGCCCATTGATCCCCTCCGCCGGGACAGGCTGGGGCACTCCGCCTCCGCCCTCGGGGCCTTCCTGCTGCTTGGGGTTACCCTGTGGGCCTACAGGAGCTGGGTCTACCCCTTTGAGGGGGCGGTAACGGCCCTCATGGTGCTGGTCCCCCTGGCGGCCTTCCCGTTCATGGGGCACCTCGTAAAGGCCCCCCGGAGGCTTTCGGGGCTTATGAAGCTGCTGGAGGAGGGGTCGTACCTCATGGTGCCCCTGTGTTTCCTATGGGCGGTGCTGGTGTGGGCGGCGCTTCTGCTAAGGGCCCTGTGGCTTCCCCTGGTGATGTTGGGCATCCCCCATGCCTGGCCCTTTGGCTTTTTAAAGCCTCCGTTGGACCTTTGGCTCTCCCTTTTGGGGGCCATAGGGGCAGTGGCCGTAGGCCTTAAGGAGGCCTCGTCGGTTCGGGTTCGCCGGTTCCTCATAGCTTCCCCGCATATCCCAAGGGGCTTCTCCCTTCGGGTGGTGCAGATATCGGATTTGCACCTTGGCATGGTGAACGACCGGCCCTTCGTGAGGCGCCTTGCGGCCGCCATAAAGGACCTGCGGCCGGACCTTTTGGTGTCCACCGGGGACCTGTTGGACGGCCCGGCGGAGGGGCTTTCGGACGTGGCGGAGCAGATGAGGTCCATAGCTCCCCCCCTTGGGGCCTTTGCGGTGCTGGGCAACCACGAGCACTACGCGGGGGACTTAATGGCGGAGGAGTTCCACCGGCTTTGCGGGTTCCACGTGTTGAGGGATCAGGCGGTTGCAGCTGGGCCCTTGTTGATAGCCGGTGTAGATGATTCCTGCGGCGTCTCGCTAAGGCGGGAGGACCGGGAGCGGGAGGACCGCTTCTGGGAGGAGCTGCAGTGCCCACAGGGGGTCTTCGTCCTTGGGCTGAAGCACCGGCCCTCCCTTAGGCGCTCCTCCGCCGGCAAGTTTCACCTCATGCTCTGCGGACACGTGCACGGAGGCCAGATATTCCCCTTCTCGCTGCTGGCCAGGTCCGCCTACAGGCACTCCCTTGGGCTTGTGAGGCTCAAGGGCGGCTTCAAGGGGGGCCTCATGTACGTGAGCCCCGGCACCGGCACCTGGGGGGCCCCGGTGAGGCTATTGGCTCCACCGGAGGTGACGGTGTTCGACCTTGTCTTCGGCCTAGAGCTCCGGGGAAAGGAGGCGGAATGA